The DNA window GCGTTGAGGAGCCTCGCCACGGAGGTGTCCCGCAGGTTGCCCGCGAGGGACCACTCGGGGAGCGCGCGCGGGCCCTTGGCGGGCGCGGGGGGCGTGGTGGGCTGGGCGCCAGACCACACCTTCTCGCGATGGGCGAAGGGCAGGGGAAGCGCGGCCTCTTCGTGCTCCAGACCCGGCAGCGGCGCGGAGTCGGGGATGGCCTGCATGGGGGCTCCCGTGTCCGCGGACTCCTCCGGGTCCGGCATCAGCTCCTCCAGGACGATGAGGTCCACGTCGTCGAGCAGCTCGTTGGGCGCGTCCTCGTCCTCGACCGGAGGAGGTGCGCGGGGCGCGGGGGCCACGCCACCGGCTTGTTCGAGCGCCTCCAACACCTGAATCAGCTCGAAGGGCTTCTCGTAGAAGGCGCGGGCGCCGTGGACCTGCACGGCTTCCTGGGCGAAGCGGTCGCCCTTGTAGACGCCGCTCACCGCGATGGCGGGAATGCCGTGGGCTCGCAAGGCGCCGAGCACCTCGCTGCCTCGGATGTCTGGCAGCAGCAGGTCCACCAGCGCCGCGTCCCACTTGGAACCGGGACTGAGCGCCTCCAGGGCGGCCTCGCCGGTGTAGACGGCGCGTGCATCATGACCTCGGCTTTGCGCCGTGGAGACGATGAGAGAGGCCAGCTCGTGGTTGTCCTCGACGATGAGCAGTCGCGCCATGGGCGGGCGGACCATAGCATTGCGCCCATGAACGTTCAGGGCTTCCACCACGTGGCAATCCAGGCACGCGACGTCGAGCGGGTCAC is part of the Myxococcus landrumus genome and encodes:
- a CDS encoding response regulator, whose product is MVRPPMARLLIVEDNHELASLIVSTAQSRGHDARAVYTGEAALEALSPGSKWDAALVDLLLPDIRGSEVLGALRAHGIPAIAVSGVYKGDRFAQEAVQVHGARAFYEKPFELIQVLEALEQAGGVAPAPRAPPPVEDEDAPNELLDDVDLIVLEELMPDPEESADTGAPMQAIPDSAPLPGLEHEEAALPLPFAHREKVWSGAQPTTPPAPAKGPRALPEWSLAGNLRDTSVARLLNAYYESRHHGELKLQQGSILKVVYFESGHIVYAASNLANERFGRFCVRRGVLTEERLAEVAAFAKSEGLRTGEAMIRRGVLDAERRKLLLEDQVRELLWATFTWTEGAYGFSAMRPRRADLVKLSVFPGNLILEGVEKTETLVALRQRMAPGRRLFPTADPPYGLHELKLQGPQALLLAYADGSKTVEDLLALTDVSERQALATLRGLELLGVLEERPETPSRRHRISFGL